In Rutidosis leptorrhynchoides isolate AG116_Rl617_1_P2 chromosome 2, CSIRO_AGI_Rlap_v1, whole genome shotgun sequence, one genomic interval encodes:
- the LOC139891553 gene encoding soluble inorganic pyrophosphatase PPA1-like, translated as MSEPKGTPRLNERILSSLSKRSAAAHPWHDLDIGPDAPEVFNVVIEIAKGSKVKYQLDKKTGLIKVDHVLYSSVVYPANYGFIPRTLCEDNDPMDVLVIMQEPVVPGCVLRAKAVGLMPMIDQGERDDKIIAVSADDPEYRSLNDIHQLPPHRLAEIRRFFEDYRKEENKEVAVDDFLPAAKAQERIQHSIDLYGEYIMQTLKR; from the exons ATGAGTGAACCAAAGGGTACCCCACGATTGAATGAAAGGATCCTATCTTCATTATCCAAGAGATCCGCAGCAGCCCATCCTTGGCATGATCTTGATATCG GACCCGACGCGCCTGAAGTTTTCAATGTG GTTATTGAAATCGCAAAGGGAAGCAAAGTGAAATATCAACTTGATAAGAAAACTGGTCTCATCAAG GTTGACCACGTATTGTATTCGTCTGTGGTCTACCCTGCCAACTATGGCTTCATTCCTCGAACACTATGTGAAGATAATGACCCAATGGACGTACTAGTCATTATGCAG GAGCCAGTGGTTCCAGGATGTGTTCTTCGAGCCAAGGCCGTCGGACTAATGCCTATGATTGATCAG GGAGAAAGAGATGACAAGATTATTGCAGTTAGTGCGGATGATCCAGAATATCGTAGCCTAAATGATATACACCAGTTACCCCCACATCGTCTAGCTGAAATTCGCCGTTTCTTTGAAGATT ATAGAAAGGAAGAGAACAAAGAAGTAGCAGTCGATGACTTTTTGCCTGCGGCAAAAGCTCAGGAACGCATTCAACACTCCAT AGACCTTTATGGTGAGTACATTATGCAAACCTTGAAGAGATAA